The proteins below come from a single Faecalibaculum rodentium genomic window:
- a CDS encoding potassium transporter TrkG: protein MTFSLRRMARKLNWRVILQVLGFAVLFESVLMILTMLVVLIHKETAMVRALGITIAGTGIAGFLLSRVQPRKKNHFARDGLTVVGLIWLVLSAAGAIPFWISGEIPSYVDSFFETVSGFTTTGATILTDIESLSRSAIFWRSLTH from the coding sequence ATGACGTTCTCTTTGCGCCGAATGGCAAGGAAACTGAACTGGCGGGTCATTCTGCAGGTTCTGGGATTCGCGGTTCTTTTTGAATCCGTTCTAATGATTCTGACAATGCTGGTGGTGCTGATTCACAAGGAAACCGCCATGGTCCGCGCTCTGGGGATCACAATTGCCGGGACCGGCATTGCCGGATTCCTCCTTTCAAGGGTCCAACCGAGGAAAAAGAACCATTTTGCCAGAGACGGTCTGACAGTCGTTGGGCTGATCTGGCTCGTTCTGTCTGCAGCAGGGGCAATCCCATTCTGGATCAGCGGGGAGATTCCATCCTATGTAGACAGCTTCTTTGAGACCGTATCCGGGTTTACCACGACAGGTGCAACGATACTCACAGACATCGAATCCCTGAGCCGGTCGGCTATATTCTGGCGGAGCCTGACACACTGA